aatttggAGACGGCAGTGTCGGAGAGATCAGGAATGTGGTGGACCATGCGAAGGAATTCATGAAAGGAGCGGCAGAGATGAGCGTGAAGTTGGCCAAGGGTTGTGGGGACATCGTGTGGCAAACTCTGGCAACGAGAACTCCTTCCTCCCCCAAGTACTTCGGGAGGGACTCGTACGTCATGGGCAGGCTCTAGGGGCCGTGCGTAAGGACGTTTACGAGATTGGAGCTCTAAGTGAGTACTTCTCGAGGACAAGAAGCCGATGCATGTCTGGTCGGCTGTGTCATTCATCTCTATCGTGGTCGCTGCAAGTTGGTTGGTGATTCTCTATCTAAGTTCCTAGTTTGAGCGAggaaattatttgattgagaaatgaaTCATATCACATTCCGTGCATTGGTGTTGTTGACCCAttatggaaaattttctttttaactattgtttgatctttctGAGAATGAGAAATTGGAGAATTCGATTGACTGTTCTCTTAGTGATCTAAAATTCGTAAacatttcttttggtttttctgtTGACGAATTTGGATACACACAATCGAAAGATCTTATTGAAATGATGAACCATCGTAATAATGGGGCAATCTTTCGTTCTACCGTCGGTTTGTCTTGGCGAAgctattgaaaaattatttgttgtaTGCTTCTGTTCTCACATGCTTTTGATTGTTAGGGATGGTGTATAAATTGCTAGAATTTATCTATTTACTTATTTCCCATCCTTGTATGGATTTCTGTACTTGGTTTATTATTAATTGGATATGATGATGAAACATACGTTATCATATTGGATGCCTCTTAAAATAGTCTTGAAGTGGGGATATTTGAAGGGGACTATGGAGCGAATGTGATTggagtcattaaaaaaaatatatatatctaactttcattttaaatgaAAGATTTGAGTGAAGTAGATACCTTATTGggtgttaaaattaaaaaaaaaatagtggggtTATCCTTTGAGCCAAAGTGATTACATGGAAAGGATGTTGAATAGatttaaacatcttgttttcaaatatataagtactccatttgattacTAGTGGAGAGTTTTTTAATGTGAGTGCTatgggtctttaatgtatgcgatacaTTATACTAGATCTGATATTACTTTTTatatatgcaagttgagtagataTACTAGTAATCCAATTATAGAACATTGAAAGGCTattattagaattttttggttattttaaaagaacctaaaatttgtgattgttctataataattatttgGTTATATTATAAAGATACACCGAtactagttggattacaagtatGGGAGATGAAACTTCTAGATGGATTTTCACATTACgtgaatgtgttgtttcttaggcgagcaagaaacaaatgtgcataattCACTCAACTATGAAACTTGAATCATTGCTTAGTAGCAAGTGGGAAAGATATTGATGGATTAGGAATTTGTTGttgaatatcaaattatggcctagtcctatgcctctTATTTCTCTATCAACTGTGATAGTTAGGCTACTTTGGTAAGAGCATATAGTAGCACATATAATAGTAAGTCTAGACATACTAGTTtaaagacatgaatatgtgagacaattgattaaagatggtaccataacaattgtctacgtGAGGTCAAGTAATAGTCTTGCCGATCCCTTGACAAAGGCTTTACCAAGAGatatggtaataatgacctcataAGAAACGAGGCTGAAAccatttaattgaaatcaccaataatggtaacccgacatttttctagaacatcactagttataaggtttaatgggtaagaacaagttattgaatgtgattgtttgatattgacgtagccctgatatgagaagtcagtatagtctgttacgttttgtaggttggattgaattcttaatgaagtatagtACAAACTTAtaatgtgttgatagtaacagaaacacatagtagatacttcacctatatgagcttagaagtggtgccgcttcttacgaaagttagggttgctttctagagagctcatgaaacaggatcaagcacaaggccataatagtgcggagtaatatagaacttctcgttgaaacaagaggttagtgtatgtgtggtatgtctggttctattatataaaagtacaagtttaaagccgagctacttgtcactttgatagggCTTTGAGATACTTatactaagtaaaggtttaactcgaaagagacctttatgtatgtatattaatctcacggaaattttggctgtatatttctaacattttatttcttgtttttgttttataaacaaaagtgggggattgttggtaatttgtttataaaacaaatgaagatgtgccttgtcccacatcaaaaaagatgtgagtgcgcacgtgacgagatttggcactaaccaacgatcattatttttatttattgaaaattcggatttatttctttaaaaaattaattataaagtctTATTGAAACAATGCGactattcatgaaaagttacgattatttattatttattatttatttaattccgaatttttatgtcttttcaacgtaacaTTTGAGACGTGCTTGTTCATTTTACAACCTATCCCGAAAGGTTGTCTTTATTCtttttgcaacattttgaagagttgcctctattcgaaagacAAAGATAAGAAATTTGCCGGtaaccattagcaacgttgtggggcaaataaatccttaaagaaagtgatatcacgcctcaaagtccgacttaaGTACTCTAACGATctgacttcattgttctacccaatacGAAGCCATATTTTACCAACAACGGTCATGTCAAGGAGCGCGGCGTGGATGAAGCGGGCACTGTGGCTGTCGGCGCGGTCGACGAAGACGGTGTGGAGGGGGGGGTCGATCCGCTTGAGGGTGGCGAGGCGGCCGGCGAAAGCGGGTAGAAGTgggtttaattttttatttcttttaattttttatttcttttaattttttaatacttttattatatttttctcttttttctttttctttttcttcttcttccttcttctttatgggccggtcgctggccatcGAGTGAGGGCCAATGAGCTTGCTGGAGGCTCACTTGGCCACCATGAGGCTCCAGCTCACCCAAGCCACGCGAGGTCTGCTTCACTGTGGCTAGGAGAAAAGACAAggaaatagaagagaaaataaaatattagacttgattctaagaattattcttgggaataaaaaccaatttttttctatatattgattttattccaaatctattcaagaacaaaaaaaatggatttttattttgaggaacaagaaatttaccaaacagatttctgttcttttcttctccccgaaaacaaaagaacaaaatcagtTATTTCCGAGCGTGTTACCAAACAAGCCTTCAATCTCTTACGAAAGGCCGGTCACCTCACTTTTAGACTCTACATATTTTTGGTTTCACGCTCAATCCATAGCGTGACCAAAGAATCGATAGGGATACGCGCATGATTCGATTGAATTTGTAATAGGGAAGTTTTCATCGCCGCGGGTGAGCAGAACGGGGTCCGGCCAAGGGGCACCTCTTCTCACCACATGGATTTATCTATCCTAGGACTCCAGCGGAAGCATCAGCATAATCTGAAGAACCCAACACTAATAAAGCAGCCCTTCATTGAAGTTCTTTACTCTGGCCGTGACCCAATATGTTCAAAGATCAGTGTTTTATCTTCTGAGGAAAAACTTgtgttttatgttttctttttatctggGCGGAATCCATCTTTGGTCCTCGTCAGTGGCATGGAGAGAACGCAGCTCTTGGCTCAAGTGAGCCCACTGTCTTAAAGCTTCAGACCTTTTCATACGAGACTTGCTCTTCTTTGGGAAATCACACACGCTCAGTCCATGCCAAACCGTCGTCGTCGATCACCGGCAAACTCGAGCGATTGATGAAGAAATGACTGCCTTCGAATAAGAAAAGATGAATGGGAGAGTCAACTGGAgcaagagggaagaagaagaaccgagaaaaaaaaaggaggagaaagcaAGTAAAAGACAACTTTGGATAAAATGCCAGTAACTTGAAAAGCGGCATAAGAAAAGGGCCACACTTCAGCTCTTACTTGGAATTTTCCCGGACCAAGCGTACATAGAATGTAAACTCATAATTTATTGGGTATTACGTTAAGAGATGAGTCAACTTAAAATTCGTAGTCAAATAACAAATCTTTATTCCTCCAAACTCCTAACGCGTGTTGACTCGACTTGCGCATGACCGCCGTGTTGACTTTGGCCCTCCCACCTACGAATCCGTCACGGCGGCCATGAATTCCGGGTCAGCTTCGAGAGTGCCATCGTCGTCGGCGGAAGGCAGATCTCGAGGTCGATGCTTCCGCCTCCTTCGTGGCCCGGATAGGCTGAGACCTTGCCGTCGAACTTGTTCGCATACCCACTTCGCAGAGCCACGGCCTTCCCCAGCCCGAACTCGTTGCCGTACTTGTCGAACCGTGGCGAGCTCCCCATCATGATGCTGTACTGATCGAACGTCTTGTCCAGGTGGTACACCTGTGGCCTCTTTATCCAATCCTCGTTCCACTCCCTCAGCTTTGCGCTGCTGTGCTCCGCCACCGCCGTATGCAGCAGTCGCGCCGCCCACCCAAGACCGCTGCCCAGCAGCTCCCCCACCTTAGCCGCCGTCCTCACTGGTGTGATTGAGTTTCCGAAGTACTCCGGCGAGAGAGGAGGGTCAAGCCTGCCCGGTTGTTCGCAGCCATCCGGCAACCTGTGACCTGGCTGGGCGGGAAGCGGCGGGCGCGCGCGATGCACCGCCATACAAGGGCAGTCAGGGACTGGAAGGATGAGATACTGGTGGTGCCGCATTGCCGGTTTGCCTCCGCCTTGAGCCCCGCGATAGCGTCAGCTGAGAAATGGAAGACTCGTTCCCTGAGCTCGGGAGCTTCAAAGCGGGCGAGTAACGACGAGGGATCATCTGTGTAAGGCAGGCAAAAGGGCCGGGATGGTTTCCGGGAACCACCTGGTCAGGGCCGGGGACGCGATAGCGGAACAACATCAACGGCGCCTTTTTCTTGCGCTTGGAAGATCTTGGACCACGAGTTGAAGAAGAGCCAGAAGGAGGTGCCGTCGCCGATGGTGTGGTTCATGGAGAGCCCGATGAAGACACCATCGGCAAGCTCGGTGACCTGCACGGACAGCAGGGACAGGGTATGGCCATCGTGGTTGATCGCCCGGTCGTGGTCGAAGAAGGACTGGACGACATCTGGGACGTAGGTCGGGGAGAGTATGTCGGCCACGGTCATGTCGAGCGCGGCATGGATGAACCGGGCCCCAGGGCTGTTGGCGCAGTCAACGAAGACGGTGTAGAACGGNNNNNNNNNNNNNNNNNNNNNNNNNNNNNNNNNNNNNNNNNNNNNNNNNNNNNNNNNNNNNNNNNNNNNNNNNNNNNNNNNNNNNNNNNNNNNNNNNNNNTGGAGGGGGGTCGATCTGTTTGAGGGTGGCGAGGCGGCCGGCGAGCGGGTAGAAGTgggtttaattttttatttcttttaattttttatttcttttaatttttaatacttttattatatttttctctttttcttttttctttttcttcttcttccttcttctttatgGGCCGGTCGCTGGCCACCGAGTGAGGGCCAATGAGCTTGCTGGAGGCTCACCTGGCCACCATGAGGCTCCTCACCTAAGCCACGCGAGGTCACCCAAGCCACGCGAGGTCCGGCTTCACTGTGGCTATTGagagaaaagacaaaggaaaaggaaagagaagagaaaataaaaattagacttgattctaagaattattcttgggaataaaaccaatttttttctatatattgattttattccaaatctattctgaagaacaaaaaatggatttttattttgaggaacaaGAATTTACTTTATACTTCtccccaaaacaaaagaacaaaatcagtTATTTCCGAGCGTGTTACCAAACAGGCCATAAATCTCTTACGAAAGGCCGGTCACCTCACTTTTAGACTCTACATATTTTTGGTTTCACGCTCAATCCATAGCGTGACCAAAGAATCGATAGGGATACGCGCATGATTCGATTGAATTTGTAATAGGGAAGTTTTCAATGCCGCGGGTGAGCAGAACGGGGTCCGGGCCAAGGGGCACCTCTTCTCACCACATGGATTTATCTATCCTAGGACTCCAGCGGAAGCATCAGCATAATCTGAAGAACTCCAACACTAATAAAGCAGCCCTTCATTGAAGTTCTTTACTTGGCCGTGACCCAATATGTTCAAAGATCAGTGTTTTATCTTCTGAGGaaaaatttttatgttttctttttatctggGCGGAATCCATCTTTGGTCCTCGTCAGTGGCATGGAGAGAACGCAGCTCTTGGCTCAAGTGAGCCCACTGTCTTAAAGCTTCAGACCTTTTCATACGAGACTTGCTCTTCTTGGGAAATCACACACGCTCAGTCCATGCCAAACCGTCGTCGTCGATCACCGGCAAACTCGAGCGATTGATGAAGAAATGACTGCCTTCGAATAAGAAAAGATGAATGGGAGAGTCAACTGGAgcaagagggaagaagaagaaccgagaaaaaaaaaaaaggaggagaaagcaAGTAAAAGACAACTTTGGATAAAATGCCAGTAACTTGAAAAGCGGCATAAGAAAGGGCCACACTTCAGCTCTTACTTGAAATTTTCCCGACCAAGCGTACATAGAATGTAAAACTCATAATTTATTGGGTATTACGTTAAGAGATGAGTCAACTTAAAATTCGTAGTCAAATAACAAATCTTTATTCCTCCTAACGCGTGTTGACTCGACTTGCGCATGACGGCCGTGTTGACTTTGGCCCTCCCACCTACGAATCCGTCACGGCGGCCATGAATTCCGGGTCAGCTTCGAGGAGTGCCATCGTCGTCGGCAGAAGGCAGATCTCGGGGTCGATGCTTCCGCCTCCTTCGTGGCCCGGATAGGCTGAGACCTTGCCGTCGAACTTGTTCGCATACCCACTTCGCAGAGCCACGGCCTTCCCCAGCCCGAACTCGTTGCCGTACTTGTCGAACCGTGGCGAGCTCCCCATCATGATGCTGTACTGATCGAACGTCTTGTCCAGGTGGTACACCTGTGGCCTTTATCCAATCCTCGTTCCACTCCCTCAGCTTTGCGCTGCTGTGCTCCGCCACCGCCGTATGCAGCAGTCGCGCCGCCCACCCAAGACCGCTGCCCAGCAGCTCCCACCTTAGCCGCCGTCCTCACTGGTGTGATTGAGTTTCCGAAGTACTCCGGCGAGAGAGgagggtcaagccttgcccGGTTGTTCGCAGCCATCCGGCAACCTGTGACCTGGCTGGGCGGGAAGCGGCGGGCGCGCGCGATGCACCGCCATACAAGGGCAGTCAGGGACTGGAAGGATGAGATACTGGTGGTGCCGCATTGCCGGTTTGCCTCCGCCTTGAGCCCCGCGATAGCGTCAGCTGAGAAATGGAAGACTCGTTCCCTGAGCTCGGGAGCTTCAAAGCGGGCGAGTAACGACGAGGGATCATCTGTGTAAGGCAGGCTTAAAGGGCCGGGATGGTTTTCCGGGAACCACCTGGTCAGGGCCGGGGGACGCGATAGCGGAACAACATCAACGGCGCCTTTTTCTTGCGCTTGGAAGATCTTGGACCACGAGTTGAAGAAGAGCCAGAAGGAGGTGCCGTCGCCGATGGTGTGGTTCATGGAGAGCCGGATGAAGACCCCATCGGCAAGCTCGGTGACCTGCACGGACAGCAGGGACAGGGTATGGCCACCGTGTTTGATCGCCCGGTCGTGGTCGAAGAAGGACTGGACGACATCTGGGACGTAGGTCGGGAGAGTATGTCGGCCACGGTCATGTCGAGCGCGGCATGGATGAACCGGGCCCCAGGGCTGTTGGCGCAGTCAACGAAGACGGTGTAGAACGGGGGGTCGGTCCGCTTGAGGGTGGCGAGGCGGCCGGCGAGCGGGTAGAAGTGGAAGAGggcggaagagagagagcgctTGAGCTTCTCCAAGAAGGAACGGATGAAAGCGGGGCGGTCGAAGCCAGGGTCGAGGCAGCGAGGAGGGAGGGGAACAGGAGGCCCTTTGGATGTAGTGGACGGAGAGCATGGCGAGGTCCCACGGCGGCAAGTGGAGAGGACGGTTCCAGCCATCAGGAAGTTGGGGAGGTTTGACGAAGCAGTCGGAGATGAATCGGACGgatcgaggaggaggaggaggaggaggagtcatTGCGTGGGTCGTGTTTGTTGAGACTCGGAAGATGATTGCGCTTATGACTCGGCCCTCGCCTTGTAGAGGATGGTTGGTGTTATTTATTTACATGGGGATGACGGAGCCGTGCAAATCGGTCGATGCCTAGTGCACACGGAGTCGTTTGACGTGGGGTAATGACGACTAGGATAGCATGTCTCTTAAGAATTTTTTATTGGGTCAGATTAGAATGGAGCAACAACCCCCATCGGGTAACCcgaaaatctgaaaatcagatTGCTCCCACCAACTACCGGACTCTGACGGCTGCAGAAGCTGCTCTGCGTTTGACTAGTAGAAGAGTCTGACTTTTCATCTtattagcaaaagaaagaaactaagGCCAGCTAATCTTCACATccttttcattctctctctctctctctctccccacgtTCTGATAAAATATTGAACACGTTTCCTGCTTTGCTTAGACAACCTCGAATTCCACCCACACAACCCGCTCCTCTCGGCTTCCAATTGAACTGCCGCTTGTGCTCTGATCATAGCCAAAATGAGATGACAGTAAGGTAGTCCCACAGTTGAAATTTGATGATCTTCTGCCGGGCATCGCATCTACCTTTTTGCACATTAGATTTGCATGATTTGGGAAGACACTCACCATGGTACTTgcttaaatggaaaaaaaaaaattcaaaaaaggcTCCTAAAGGGaggttgatttttgtaaaagaaCCCTTGTAGTGATGCTTGTTTTAAAGAAGTCATGACCAGCAGACAACATGTGCGTGTCACGTGCCATTATCCGTGCCATGGATAGGGGCATTTTGCCTCAAATCTTCTAATTTGACACAATAGCACAGATCACTTACTTGCAATTGAGTCAAAATAAATGGCCAAAGTGACCGAAAAAAAAGCTCCAAATTCCGCTTTTGATGAAAGATAGGGTTCTTCAAGTCGACATTAGCACAGCCAGCATTATTCACTGCGATCGATTGCAatattagaattttatttttggaataaatcaTTATCTAGAACGTTACAAAAGATCTCATTTACTTGGATCAAAGCTAGCGATGCATATTCGAGCATGTCCAAAATCGAGGTAGGTCTGctttgttgaatttttgggtttcgaattttgaaatttatgttttacaattgggTTGCATTTCATATGGATAATATTGCTAACTTTAACTTTGCTGCAAGCTGATTTCGGCTTACACCTGGATTGGTCCTCATTGGTGATGAGAACTCCCGCCGAGCCATCGCTTgcaaaatacaagattgattcaagccgactcaacaaattaaaaaagagaagattcTATTAGGTGTACTGATCATTTTGTGGTTCATACTGTACTACAACTTTTCCCCTGATGAAGTTCATTTTGTGGTTCATACTGTACTACAACTTTTCCCCTGATGAAGTTGTCGCTACTACAGAGCATTGGATACCATCACCTCCTCTTGTTTGGGAAAAGACCCTTCATTTCCCTGTACCACGCCCCTGTGTTTCAAGGGGGAAGGCGTCGCGGGGATCCAGGCGAGGTTACCCTCAATTCCCCGTAAGGAGAGTTGTGTGGCCGGGCCCCTCGTGGGGGTTCCATTTTTATCGAGGGGGAACCCCTCCCTTTATCCTATATGTTTCAGGATATCAAAACCTTTTAAGGTCTTGCTTATGACCAATAAGAAGATGCGGGGGATTGATGAGACTAACTGCCGGTTGTAGTTCTATTTTGGGACAATGATTGACTGTTGTACTCATTTATTGGAGCATTAGTATGTCTCTTTCATTTGGACATTTAATGTCATTCGTAGTTGGCAACCATTGAATAAAGCTGGACATCACTCTTAAATGCATTCAatcatcatcaaataaaaatataagtgcataaaaatctttaaaagtacagttaagtcctaaaatttttaaaataggtataattattttttaaaacttatcaaattgatacaatcaatttttttctcttatctttgTCTAAATTGGTGGACAAAAAATGATAACTTGGCTTTGTTTATCGATTTATCTCTCCTATATAACCATTCACTTAACTGTGTCATCCATGGTGGATTAAAACGCCATTATTCCTTCCCCTTTAGCCCTTCAAAATGGTGTCAAATTCATTGAACGATGAGCCCCAAATTGAATGccttcaatcgagtcctaatcTCATTGTGGAGAGACAATCAACATTTTGAGGGAACAATGGCATTGTACTCCCTAACTTTGGTTGCACAACCCCAAATTGCCAAATCGAAGAATTGCGACCAAAAGAATGAGAATGCAAATGTCTGAATCAAGTGGTGTAACTGAGGTCTACTCAAAGCTAACCTATTACGATGGTCTTCAACTGTCAATTCTCATGGTAGAGATAAGAAAAACACATGAACAAAATTTAATAGTTGTGATAAGTTCAATGGTCTGGATTGCGATGATTTCTTCATGTGGATTAATATGAAGATACTAGATTGAAAAAGGAACATGATAGTCAACCTCCTTAAAAGGAATCAAGTACTCCATGAATCAAGCCGGGCGAGGCGCAAAGAGATCGACATAAGCTCACTACTAGCTGAAATCATGACTTAGTTGGCGGGAAGGTTTTAAGTcttccataatttcttatttggtTGAGACATTTGAGGAGTGAGATTGAGATATCTTTTAAAGGTGTAAATGAATTAGTGAGTGAATGTAGAGAGCCTTAGGACTCCACAGTTCTGTGTTTTAATGTGAATGTAGGCAATTTTGTTTGATATCAAAACAATGAAACTCTTTTGTTTTAAATAGAGTCTCTACATCAATTAAGGTGCtccatattaaaaataataataataataataataatctacAGAAGCTGCAACCGCTttgtaaaatcaaaatcattaCGGTGGAAATCGAAAAAAGTATCATCAACTCTGGCATACAGATGCAATAAATACATCAATCCAAGTCCATGGTCACTGTCTCTAGTGATCCTGTAGGTTTGGCGTTCAATTGATTCGTAAGTCTTGAGTTTTCCTGGTAGCTGGTCTCCTTCCCTTGATTTTCTGCCTAGCAGCTGCAGCATGCTTGGGAAGAGTTCTAGCATGAGACGATTGAGGTTGTGATTTGGATTATACAGCAGGATTCTAAAAAAAGATGAGTATCGGAGAGAGTCCGGTATTGATACACCATAATTAGTATGATAATCATGGTCCACACATGTTTTGCGGGAACGCGT
The window above is part of the Eucalyptus grandis isolate ANBG69807.140 chromosome 6, ASM1654582v1, whole genome shotgun sequence genome. Proteins encoded here:
- the LOC120294585 gene encoding BAHD acyltransferase DCR-like — its product is MRHHQYLILPVPDCPCMAVHRARPPLPAQPGHRLPDGCEQPGRLDPPLSPEYFGNSITPVRTAAKVGELLGSGLGWAARLLHTAVAEHSSAKLREWNEDWIKRPQVYHLDKTFDQYSIMMGSSPRFDKYGNEFGLGKAVALRSGYANKFDGKVSAYPGHEGGGSIDLEICLPPTTMALSKLTRNSWPP